The window GGAGTAGATTTCCGGATCGATTCCAACGTTACGCAGTACGTTCGGATGCACCATTCCGCAGCCCAGCACTTCCAGCCATTTACCGTTTTTCCCCATCACGTCAACTTCCGCAGACGGTTCGGTAAACGGGAAATAGGACGGGCGGAAACGAATCTGCAGATCTTCTTCAAAGAAGTTACGCAGGAAGTCATGCAGCGTCCCTTTCAGGTTGGTAAAGCTGATGTTGGTATCCACAATCAGGCCTTCCATCTGATGGAACATCGGGGTGTGCGTCTGATCGTAGTCATTACGGTACACGCGACCCGGCGCAATAATGCGAATCGGCGGCTGCTGGGCCTTCATGGTGCGGATCTGCACGCCGGAGGTCTGGGTGCGCAGTAAACGGGTGGCGTCAAACCAGAAAGTATCATGGTCGGCACGCGCCGGATGGTGGCCCGGAATATTCAGAGCGTCGAAGTTGTGGTAATCATCTTCAATTTCCGGCCCGGTGGCGACGGTAAAGCCCAGCTCGCCGAAGAAGCTTTCAATACGGTCAATGGTGCGAGTGACCGGATGCAGGCCACCGTTTTCGATACGACGTCCCGGCAGCGACACGTCGAGGGTTTCTGCTGCCAGACGCGCATTCAGCGCGGCGTTTTCCAGCTCCGCTTTACGTGCGTTAAGTGCCTGCTGAACCTGCTCTTTCGCTTCGTTAATCACCGCCCCCGCAGCCGGACGCTCTTCAGGCGGCAGCTCACGCAGGGTAGTCATCTGAAGGGTCAGGTGCCCTTTCTTGCCCAGATATTCGACGCGAACATTGTCTAACGCGGCAACATCTGACGCCTGGTTTATGGCTGCCTTCGCACTGGCAACCAGCTCTGCGAGATGTGACATGGTTTTCCTCATTATGTGGCGATATTCCTGAGACGCACAAATACATAACATCATTCTGGCGGTATCAAGGCGGCAAGAGAGCGATCCTCAGGCGCGTA is drawn from Citrobacter rodentium NBRC 105723 = DSM 16636 and contains these coding sequences:
- the pheS gene encoding phenylalanine--tRNA ligase subunit alpha, translated to MSHLAELVASAKAAINQASDVAALDNVRVEYLGKKGHLTLQMTTLRELPPEERPAAGAVINEAKEQVQQALNARKAELENAALNARLAAETLDVSLPGRRIENGGLHPVTRTIDRIESFFGELGFTVATGPEIEDDYHNFDALNIPGHHPARADHDTFWFDATRLLRTQTSGVQIRTMKAQQPPIRIIAPGRVYRNDYDQTHTPMFHQMEGLIVDTNISFTNLKGTLHDFLRNFFEEDLQIRFRPSYFPFTEPSAEVDVMGKNGKWLEVLGCGMVHPNVLRNVGIDPEIYSGFAFGMGMERLTMLRYGVTDLRAFFENDLRFLKQFK